Genomic DNA from Mus musculus strain 129S1/SvImJ chromosome 17 genomic scaffold, GRCm38.p6 alternate locus group 129S1/SvImJ 129S1/SVIMJ_MMCHR17_CTG2:
ACAAGGTTGGAACTCATCTCTAATTCAGAGTTCTCAAAGCTCACAGGGAACATGTGGCAGGATTCCATTTCTCAGTTTCTGAGCAAGGTCCCCTGTCCTTGCTGGATGGAGCAGAGCAGGAATGTTGGTTACTCTTCATAGACTTTGGGTTCTTTGGGTGGCTTTATGAAGGTCATTGGAGGAAATCTCCTGTGTAGAGTCATCACACTGTGGGTCTGGGCACAGAACCCAGTCCTTTTAATATTTGCCCTGATCAGGACAGTCCCTCAGAGTAAAGTCAGCTGGTTCGGAGCCCTAATGACTTTTGCAGAGTCCCTTCACTGAACTTAGCATTTGATGGACTGACCTTGTGAAGGTGAATAGTCAGGGTGGTTATtgggggagggctggggagaaAGAGCACAGCACTGCCTTGTTCTTCTTTGTGTGGGAAATGGTTGTCATGGATCATGAAAATCTAATTGAGCTAGAGTGAGGGTGGTAGTGAATGAAAATGGTACAGCTTGTTCTAGTCGtggtgaaagaaaaggaagagctcAGActgaacacagccagcagaataGACCTTGCCATGAGAGGGAGATTGGGGAAggcaatgagaggagagagagagaacacaagaaCCAGGGCAGGGAGAAGAAACAAAGTGGCCAAGAGCATCTAGCCAAGGGAGCTGTTGGCTGGTAGCTGGGCTGAAAGGAGAGAAGATTAGGGATGGAAAGGGGTGAAGCTCAGGGTCTGGAGAGGTTcaagggtagggggtgggggttagAGATACTGAGAagagccaggactctggcagaggttctcaaccttcctgaagctgagaccctttaacacagttcctcacattgtggtgaccccaaccataaagctatttttgttgctacattATAGCTGTAAtgttgctgctgttgtgaatCATGTAAATATCCATGATTTCCAACTAAGTTTGGTGACCATTGTGGAAGGGTTGCTGGACCCACAGGTTCAGAATCACTGCTTTAATAGATAATGGATGCTGAGAGAAAACAATGTCTAGAGTCCCCTTTGTTAGGATAATAGGAATCCCAGTTAGGGGTTAACACCCTATTTAGCTGTGagaattttaattcttaaaataagGTGACAAGAATACTCCCTTATGATATCTTAGGGCAGGTTGAAAGGCTAGTTAGGATAATTCCCCATCTTTGAAAGCTCTGGCTTTCAGAGTCctagaactccacaggaagattgTGGGAGATTTACATTTCTCAGTTATTGCTACTATGTAGCAAAACAGCCACGTACAGTATCTGGAGACTCCAACCACTGATACTTCTCACAGTGTGGGACATCAAGAGTTTGGTGAGCCTGGCTCAGGAGCTCTCCCAGGTCATAGTTGTGTTTTTCTTCTTGCTGTGTTTTCTCAAGGCTTTACTAGAGCTGGGGTCACATGAGATATGGCTTCCTCTTATGGCAGCTGGAAAGGACTCAGGTTCCTGCTGGCTGTCCCCAGGAGTCCTCTGTGCCCTAGGTCTCTCTTGAGATTTTTCTTGACAGAGCAGCTGACTTCTCTGGAGCcagtcttgagagagagagagagagagagagacagagagagagagagagagagagaggaagaagaagaggaagaagaagaggaggaggaggaaggaggaggaaggagaaagaacaggATAGAGACAGAGCGAGAATGAAATCTGTACAGTATGCTGAGTATGCAATCCCAGACCACAGCTCATCCACCAGCCTCCCTCCTTCAGGAGTAGAGTGAGCAGGTCCTGGACACGCCCTCTCCTCAGGAGGAATTAATTTATCTCTGGGAGGAAATAAATAGCTGTCTCTGTTAAAACCTACACCAAAATCCAGTGTTACCCAACATCCTGTAAGTCAGAAGAACGTTTTCTCTATCTTCTCTATTTTATCTTTAATCAAATTCTTCTCTATTTTATCTTTAATCAAATAATATGAAAACTTGGGAAAACAAAGGAAGGCACAGGTCAGAATTTCTTGAAAGATCTTTAAaataaagttctttttaaaatttaacccgtttattttttattgttttggcaAGCATCACACAAAATTTGCAAAACTGCCCTGCTGGGGATAGTTACACATTCTTGTGTTACCTCATAGGAGCTGTAAATGTGTATGATTGATACAATTCTTGCTGAGTCACATTCCAGAGATTTGACATTCACATTTCCAAGCTCAGACTAAAGAAAGTTTGGGAATTCCCGTTAGACCAGCAGCGCACTTACTTCTATCCTCATGTGCTATTTTTAAACTGACATTTGACATTTAGAAGTATTATTTTTGCCTTTATACAAATCTGTCTTCATTTGTGAAATATAGCATATAATGACAGgcaattctattttttaaattaaagtttatTTGATGACAATGtatattttataatgaatttGTAGTAAAATATTGATGTTTAAACAGAGCATTTTTTATATAAAGCCATGTTATAGTGTGCAAAATTCATTTAGAATATTGATGGTTCACCAAAGCTCATGTGATTGCCTGAGAACATGACTGTAGGTTTACTGAGGGCAGAGCAGAATTCACAGCAAGGTTGATGATACCCTTGTCATTATGTGTGTTAAGAACTGATGgtagagccgggcggtggtggcgcacgcctttaatcccagaacgtgggaggcagaggcaggcagatttatgagttcgaggccacaaggccagcctggtctacagagtgagttccaggacagccagggctatacagagaaactttgtctggaaaaaacaaaaaacaacaaacaaaacagaaaaaaaagaactgatattgcagggactggagagatggctcagtggttaaaaatcactggttgctcttctagaggactggggttcaattcccagcacctacaggacacctcacaactgtctgtaactccagttccaggggatcctactCCCTCCCCAGACTCCAGGCAGGAAggttgtgcacagacacacattggGCCGAGAAAACCATACATATTGAATAAGTAGATaattttacattaaataaataaatacatacataaacaaataaataactgaTGCTGAGAACCAACTGTGTGGGACTCCTCATAACCAAGAGCCCTTGGTTTCACAAAGTGTGATCACATACTTCACAAACAAGCTAACTGGCAGAGACCTCATTGCAGTCTCTGCAGGCCATAGTGGTTCCTGCCTTTAACaaggcacttggaaggcagagacaggtggattgacatggcctacaaagtgagttccagacagtcagagctacatagtgagagcctgcctcaaaaccaaaccaaaccaaaccaccaataATGTGAGAACCACCAGCAGCTTTGATGTTCATTTTCAGAGGCAAAAGATAAATCTGTATTTTCCAGTGAAAATTTGACAAAAGTCAAGCCCTGGCGTCTTTTCCCCCACGTTCTAAGGTTAAAAAACTGCTTAAGTGTGTAGAAGTATTGTTATTTACATCACACAGTCCCTCCACCACTTAGCTCTTAACAGCAGCTGAGCCTTCTACATCCAGGAAGACCTTCCACTGGAGAGCCCTGCTGTGAAGTGTCAAAGCTGGAATGCCTTTAGCAAGAGTTGGTGTGAGAATCCAACACAGTCGCTGTGTGGCTGCTCCCAGACAGTTGCTTGCCCTCAGGACCAGAAGCTTGAGCTCAGAGACTTGTGACTCTGCCATGCATGTTTTCTGAGTGAGGGTTAATAACATGTTACAAAGTGGAGCAGGGTAGAACACAGTCCCCACAGGATTGCTTTCCAATTGAGGCCCTGTTCCTTCGTCCTTTCTGTGATCCTACAGACAGGAGTTAGACTCTTGAAGATTGGGGGGAGAGAGGGTAGAATCTCAAGGCAAGGGCCCTGGAAGGAGGACATGTTCTCCTTGGGAGAAGTTCATGTCCTCAAGGCAGTCTCCTGAGTGTAGGGGCCTAGTTGGGTCTTGGGGGACAAGGATGGAAAAACACTTACTGCCATTAATCAGGCACCCCAAAGGAGAATGAGACAGGCACTACTCACAGGAACCAGAAAGGGCCTACTACTCCATACAAACTAAAATGGTgcagaaataaacacagaagaaGGTAGAAGAGCCAGAGCCAGGACTGAGCCAACGCTGTGATCAGTCCCAGCTGCCCTGGCTACTTAGAATCCTGGGGACAGGACAAGGTCAAGGACATCCCCCTGTCTCTTGGATCATAGAGTCTGTCAGCCTCTGGTTCCACCAAGTAACAAGGACAATAGATCTGAGGAGGACAGAGCTGAGAGTGACCAGACCACACCAAAGTGGTCATGAGCTGGGCTCTAGATAGGCATGACCACAACCTCTTCCTGTCCCACCTGACGCTCAATGCAGGAAACATAGTTTCTGGAAGGTTCTCCATGCTGCCATTATTTCTGCCTCAGCACTCTGAATATTGTCAGTCCCTTAATTTACCCACTAATCAACCCTCAGCTCAAAGATTTGAGCATTCAGATTCTTATGTTCAGTGTGGAAGTGAGGAGCTGCAGCTCAGGGCAGCTTGGAGCTGTCAGGATGCAGATGTCCCTTAGTGCGTGCTGGGCCAGGAAGGATGGCTGTGGAAAGGAGAACAGGCAAGTTAGGGACAGGGTCCTTGTGTGCTAAGGTACCCTGGGCTTTCCAGGTTTTTTTCCATTGTGCATAGAGGAAAAGCAAACAGTTTTAGACATTTCTAGTTTCTAAGTCAGAACTATCTCAGGGAATAAAAATAAGAGTCAGGACATTCAATATGAAGCCATCTCTAAGGCCCACCTCTCATTCAAAGGTCTAGATTTGAGTGGACCTGGGACCCAGTCCTCTCCTGTTTGCCTCAGGTCCAATCCCAGAACACATGTGTTACCTTTCAAGGTCTCCAGAATCAAGTCAGAGCCCTGGGCACTGTTGCTGCCTGCAGTAGAAGAAGTAAGACATTCAGGAGACTGacaggtggggctggaggagctagTATGGGCTGCCTGAGCTCCAGCTTCACCCCAAGAGTCTCAGAGACAATCTTGCCTCCCCCACCTACCTCCAGCTGGAGCATAGTCCCCTCCTTTTCTACCTGTGAAAAGAAAAGCtgtgagaaaagaaggaagagtctAACTCTAGGAAAtttacagaatggatacagacgCAGGTTAAAGACAGTAGCAATGATTGGTGTGGCTGTGTTTCCCATTGATGTGCAGAGCACACTTCTAAAAGGGCCTGAGAGGAAACACAGACTCTGCCCTTTCCTACCTGTGTTTCTCCTCTTCATCATAAAAGCCACCACAGCTCCAATGATGATCACAGCTCCAAAGACAACCAGAGCAGCAATGATTACCATGTTAGAGTCTGAGGATGGAGGAGGCTCTGGGAAGGATATGAAGGTGAGGATCATGACCCCAGCACTCTGTCCTGACCAGCTCAGGGTCTGCAGAAGGTTCCAGCTTTCCCTGACCCCAGTTATGCACCCACACTCTCCTTACCCCATCTCAGGGTGAGGGGCTCAGGCAGCCCCTCATGGTACACATGGCATGTGTATCTAGGCTCCTCCCCAAAAGGCACCACGACAGCTGCCCACTTCTGGAAGGTTCCATCCCCTGCAGGCCTGGTCTCCACAAGCTCCATGTCCTGGGTCAGCTCCTCCCCATTCAACTGCCAGGTCGGGGTGATGTCAGCAGGGTAGAAGCCCAGGGCCCAGCACCTCAGGGTGACTTCACCTTCAGGTCTGGGGTGACGGGTCACATGTGTATTTGGGGGGTCTGAAGAGAAGAGTTGGAATGTTCACACTTTTTTCATTCTTCCTGGAAACTGCAGGTGCTTGGGTGATCAATCCCATGGAGGCATAGGAAAGCTGGGTGCTGAGAGGGTTCAAAACCCCTCAGCAGCCATCCAGATAATCTGTTCTTTGGGAATTCCTAGGATTTGTGTGAAAGGGCCTAGGTTCTCCAGGACTCTCATCACCTATTGAGAAAGAGACTCCTGTTCCAGACTGGGTGGGTCTGAGACATTTGGTGTCACCAGAGTCAGATCCCAATGACCCCAGTGTGTGCAGAGAGCAGGGCCTCAGAGAAGCCACTGCTCCAAAGGCCTGCAGACTGCAGGGGGCTACTGTTGGCTATTCCAGAGATCTTCTCTGTTTCCATCCTGAAACAGACTCTGAACTATCCTGAGAGAAGGGAAATATTGAGGAGAGCCCCTCTCCCCCTCTGGATACTGGGTCAAGAAAACTAGAAGCCTTCTCTCTATCCTGAGGCAGACAAAGGCAGTATTCTAGCTGCATTCTTTTTCTCCCCCAATCAGAGAACAAGGGAGCTGAGAGAGGGTTGTTCCTCAAACTTCATCACTTACCTGAGTGTTGCTGAGCTTCCTCCAACAATCTGTGGAGTGTCTCCACGCATGTGCCCTCTAGGTAGGCCTTGTATTCCTCTGCCACTCCAGCCTCCTCCCATTTGTGTTGAGTGATCTGAGCCACTGCATCTGCTGCGGTCCAGGAGCTCAGGTCCTCGTTCAGGGTGATGTAATCGTGGCCATCATAGGCATGTTGATAGTGCCCGTGTAGGAACTGACCATCTGGTCCCACGTAGCATCCGTGCATATCCTGGATAGTGTGGGGACCTGGCCCGGGCATGGACACAGTCCCGCCCATGTTCAGGCACAGTCCTCAAACCTAAAGCAAAACTCAGGCACCCACAGCGGGTCCCATATCCCTTCAGTGAGTTCGTGAGGGGACGTGACCTCTGACACTCGGGGGGGTGGGGGTCACTTACCGTCCTGACTCTGGTTGTACAGGTGGAGTAGGTTGTAAAGGCAAGTTCGGAAATTCTGGGTGTGCTCCTTGAATTTCCGCGTCTCCTGCTCCCAATATTCGGGCTCCATCTGTTCCACCCATGGCTTGCATGGCTCGGCCCTGGGATTCTCAGAGTCGCTGTCGAAGCGCATGAACTGTGTGTCGTCCACGTAACCCACGGCGGTGAACCGGGGCTCCCCTAAGCCTGGCCTGGACATGGCAGTGGCGAAATACCGCAGCGAGTGTGAGCCTAGGGGAGGAGCAACATGAGACCCCGACCTCCTCTTGGGACCCTGGGAGGGTGCGCAGACCTGGAGATGAGCAGGACTGGGGCTCTGAGAAAAGGCGGAGACAGGACAACTCGCTTCCCAAGTGCCACCAAGAACCTCCCCACAAAGGACCTTTCCCTCGCGACCCCCACTCACTCTTGCCCGCTCGGGTCGGGGCCAGGGCGGTCGCCAGCAGCAGGAGAAGTAGAGGGCAACTCGTAAGGGTCCCCATCCTGGGATAGGGAGAGCTCAGTACAGTGATATAAATCCTGGACTTGGTAACTTGCAATCAcagctacttttccttttctaGGAACCTCCTCTCAATGGGCCTGGGAGGTGCTGCTGCAAAAAACTATTCCCAGGCAGGAAAACTGCCAATGACAGCAAGAGCAAGATGTGAAACCAATTCAAGCCCTGCCCTCAGCCCAGCTCTCAGCCCCGCCCTCCTCAGCCCTCTACTTATAAAGCCACTTCTGAGGACTTGGGACTTTGTCCTGACTCCTCCTGTACATAGCCCTGTGTATAGATAGCATCCTCTATCTGAGCCCTGCCCAGAATGTCAGGTGGTAATCAGAGTGGAAACCTTCAGGGTAAGAGCAGTTGTTTTGCTCCCTCCTACCTCCATACCTGACCCCAATGTGATGGGTGTCAGGTGCTCTGGAATGCAGTGGAGAGATGTTTTCTTGAAAGCAGGAGGCTCTGACCTGCAAGCACCACACAGTTTCACACAGAGACCAGTGGTCTGTGTTCACCTGTAGTGGCTTAGGGTTAGCATTAGGTCACACTGCCAAGCCAGGCTGCTCAGGAATATGtgttctaaatacataaataaacaggTCCAAACTGCCTTGTGCTAGATCCACAGCAGGTCCTAAAAGTCTCCTGTCAGGTTCCACCTGCACTAGGGAAATAACAGTCTTGCACAGCAACATCAGACTGTCAGCTTCTTCATATTTCCTTCATGCTGCATCATCCTCGCTTGTTAGCATGACTTCTCTTCAACCTCTTAGGGGCCTTTTCACTGTGTGGATCCCATGCCTGCATTGTCTTCTGAGAAATGGGAAGATGTTTTCATCTTTGTCCTGATCTGTAAGTTGCCCAGAATAGCCAACTACTCCAGTATTTCCTTCTGAGGTCTCTTAACACAAAAGCCATTCATCTCCAACTCTCTTAGTCTTCTCATACTTATATAAGTACATGGACACTCATACaagcatgggcacacacacattcacacacacacactcatacacagtcaTAGTACACACAATGATGGATGGATTTGTCTGTCGCCTCCAATGCACTCAGaaactctctgtccctctccaggCAACCCTGTGCTTCCCATCAATGCACAGATGTCTGAGTCCAGCCTGTCTGGGATTCTCCCTCAGAACCCATGTCCACATCTGGAGTCAACTCCCTCCTTTAGTTTCTGGCCTCTGGCTCACTGCACAGATTCCTATGCATACTCAAGACCTCAGACCTCAGAGTACTGCTTTGAAATGCTAAGGAGAACATTGAGACATTTCCTGGGGAGTTAGGATGCTCACCCAGGCAATGTGGGGTGGCATTCCTGACAAGTGCAGGAAGCACTTCATGTGttgacccacatgaaggtcaggGCTCAGGTGACTAAGGTCTCAGGCACTGTCTGcttcttttcctgactgtctgcAAAGGGAGATGGCTATAACATTGCTCTCACTCAGCCCTTATTTGTACAATCTGCAGACCTGCTGAGCAGAAAGTCACTGTGGTCACACCAACAGGGCACCTTTCACTTCAAGGTCTGCAGGCAGTGCAGGGCAGCAGTATGGTCCACAGCCTCCAGAGTAAGCTGTGGCTTCACCGAGGCAACTGGGGTCTTTGAGAGCTGGGAATCAGATGAGCAGAGGCACTCAGCGagcaggcaggaggaagaggagggcaggTCCTCTCTGCTGTCAAATTTAACTTCAGCTTCTAAAGCTTATCCTCTTCTGGGACAGCTACAGGTATCAGAACCTCCTGGGCTCCTGGGTATGCAGAGCCAGCTCCTGCAGCTGGGTACCCTGGTGAGACCCAGGCACACTGCAGACCTCACTAGCACAAGGTGGACTGTTCATGGACATTTGCAGGCTGGAGGCTTTCTTGAATCTGTGTAGGAGCAAAATGTGTCTGCAGTGCTGGCAGGGAGGCTTGGGCATGTCTCTTCTCACTTGGTGAAATTGCAGGGACCCAGGGCTTGAGAGCCAGCAAGGGTGAGCTAGTACAGGTTCTGACCAGATGAACAGACCAAGGTAACCGAGGTCTacagcaaactgaatccaaggaaCTGGAAGAAGTGTCCTCTGGTTTTGCAAACCAGGCAGTAGGAGACCCTCAGGTCCTCTAGACTGTACTTGAGGCTGTTTTGAAGTCCTGCCTGTAGCTGGCAGTGCTAAGTGGTCTTGGTCCTCTCCGGCCATGAGGTGCTGGTTCAAAAGATGTAGGGCAAGCTGAAGCCCATCAGCAGGTGTGGTTCTCAGGGCCTTGTGTAACTGCCTTGACAGCTCCTGCATCTGGTATGAAAGGTGGCAGTTGAGGCATCAGATGCAGGTGGTATCTGCCCAAACACCCTGGGAGACTGAGTTATAAGTCCTCAAGAGAGAAGAAGAGCAGGATGCCAGTGACTTTGATGGCTCTATCCGGTGACTGCTCTGCTGCCTGCATGGTGGGTGATTGCTGCATTAAGAGGCTCAGAACTCCAAACAGTGAAATTGAGGCAAAGCTTCTCTCTCCATTTCAACCTCAGAGCTCTGTGGACAGCTCTGATTGTGTAAAATATCTCCATGCCAGGGTGGCTGGTTGGCCTGTCGGGCTGCACCAAGCTCAGCTCCTAGTGAGTTTACAAATTCAGAACTCACAGCGCCTCCTGCTGGTGTTTCTGTTTGCTTGTGGATCTCATTCTCTCCAGAGCACATGCACCCAGATTTTCTTTCCTCCATGGCTTCATGGTGGATCACTAAGGCAGTGTCTTCCTCTAGGGCCCCGAATCTGGGGCCTGCAGGTCTAAGTGTCTGGTGGCAGGACTTGCCATGCCAGCTGCCTCTCCATGCTTTGCTCAGTGTGTCCCAACCCTAGGAGGCAAGTGCAGCCTCTGTGAGTCACCAAGAGCCTCAGTGAATTTGAGAACTTGTAGGAAGGCACTGGACCCAAGATGGTCCCCTCTCTGCACTGAGCTTCCTCCACCTCCCGgggctgtgtctgcctgcctgtagtacttgagacagggtttctttgtgtaacagacctggctgtcctggatctcactctgttgaccatgctggccctaaactcagagagttctgcttgcctctgcattCTAAGTTCCAGGACTTAAGGCATGAGTTACCACTACCTGTCACCTCCTGGGTTTCTGATATCCCTCTGGCTGACCATTCTCATCCTCCAGTGAATACATCAGGAGCTGGTGTCTTTGCATGTGCTGACTGGAGTGCCAAGGAGGCTCTGATTTGGTGAGGTCTGTTGGAATACAGTAAGCTCTTTGATGAGGCTCCCTGCTTGCagcacatttttgttttgttatgtattttgatttttttccccagacatttttttttccagtgtagcCATCATTGGTTATCCTGGCCTCCCTATTtagtccagcctggccttgaactcacaattctcctcTGTGTCCTGAACGTAGGGGATCAAAGCTGTGCACTTCCAAACCAGGCTTTCAGGTCTTTTTTAACAGTTGCATGAAAGAGAGTTGTCTATATTTGTGTCGCCGTTGAAGCACACCAACTGTGTTTCATCCACAGAGCCAGCAGAGGTGAACGATGGCTCCTCAAGAACACTGCAGAGATTGTGAGCCTGGTGATGGGCAGTGAGACCCCCACACTGCCCCAGGGATCCCTGGCCAGTGCATGAATGAGAAGGGGATCTGGGCACCAAGATTCAGGACACTGGTAGAGAAGCGCTGAGGGTTTGGGACAACAAGGCTTCTCTGCTGCCATTCTGCCCCTCCCCACAGAGGCTGCTTCCCTTCTGACCCCACACTCACCCCCAAGGGTCTGGGTAGGGGACATGGCAGCCTCCAGCAGCAGGAGTAGCCTGCCTGCCTAGTGTCTTCTGCCCCAGTAGAGATATGAGCAAGTGTGAGTCTGTGAGCCTTTGTGACCAAGGACCCAGAGACCTTAGCCATGCTGGTTGGTTCTCTAGAACCTGTCCACCTCATGGACTGTCAACTTGTCCATGGACAAGGACCTGGCAGAGATCGTGTACTGGACAAGTGAAGCTGGCCAGCTCGGTTTCCCTATCTGAGACTCTGGCAGCCTGGGAACTACTACGTAGCCTCAACCTTAAAACTGAAAGAAGCAGGgcggtgatggcacatgcctttaatcccagcacttgggagacagaggcaggcagatttctgtgttcaaggccagcctggtctacaaagtgagttccagaacagccagggctacacagagaaaccctgtctcgaaaaacaaaacaaaacaaaacaaaacaaaacaaaacaaaacaaaacaaaacaaactactgAAAGAAAATGGTTTGTACACTGTGTGCATTAGAGTCATGTTCCCAGTTTGCTGTTCCCACAAGTCATCCCTCACTTGCCTGGGTCTCTCCTGAGGCTGTTCTTTACTCATTAGTCGGCTTCTCCAGAACCACCCACTACAGAGAGAAagactgcaggagggcaggagaacaggagagagggagaaagagatgtagtgagagtgagagagggagggagggaagcaggaaggagagaggaagtatGGTTGCTGCTTGCCTTCCCCAGACCTTAAATGGCAGCTTCCCTGAGCCCTGTTGCAGTGGTCTGGGCTGCACAGCCTGTACAGAGCCCTCTGTAAAGGTCAGCTTCTATCCTTGGCTCATTGGAGCTGTCCAGAGTGGTTTCTCCAGTCACATGGAGACAGCTCCATGTCTCCCCAGCCTGCAGCCATCACAGGAGTTTAGGGAGCTGTCTCCAGTGGGTCCCCTTTCCAGCCCACACAGGAGCATCCCCTCAGGAGCTGTCCACTGTGGCAGCACCTTTCCTGTCTTAGTCAACTGCCCTTTGAGGAGCTAGCTGTCCATAGTGGCGACATcttctcttctgcctcagcttacAGCCGTGGTGAAACACTGCAGGAGCTGTCTACAGTGTCTACTT
This window encodes:
- the Gm7030 gene encoding predicted gene 7030 precursor (The RefSeq protein has 1 substitution compared to this genomic sequence), with the protein product MGTLTSCPLLLLLLATALAPTRAGKSSHSLRYFATAMSRPGLGEPRFTAVGYVDDTQFMRFDSDSENPRAEPCKPWVEQMEPEYWEQETRKFKEHTQNFRTCLYNLLHLYNQSQDGPHTIQDMHGCYVGPDGQFLHGHYQHAYDGHDYITLNEDLSSWTAADAVAQITQHKWEEAGVAEEYKAYLEGTCVETLHRLLEEAQQHSDPPNTHVTRHPRPEGEVTLRCWALGFYPADITLTWQLNGEELTQDMELVETRPAGDGTFQKWAAVVVPFGEEPRYTCHVYH